In the Mastomys coucha isolate ucsf_1 unplaced genomic scaffold, UCSF_Mcou_1 pScaffold18, whole genome shotgun sequence genome, one interval contains:
- the LOC116095791 gene encoding aflatoxin B1 aldehyde reductase member 2-like: MRCPWVDLFYLHIPDHSTPVEETLQACHQLHQEGKFVELGLSNYASWEVAEICTLCKKNGWILPTVYQRRGKQIPAYALMGMYNDTTWQVEKELLPCLRHFGLRFYAYNPLAGMGCRGHKPCEWVGMPGLTL; encoded by the exons ATGCGG TGTCCCTGGGTGGATCTCTTCTACTTACACATACCTGACCACAGCACTCCTGTGGAGGAGACACTGCAGGCCTGCCACCAGCTGCATCAGGAG GGCAAGTTTGTGGAGCTTGGTCTGTCCAACTATGCCTCCTGGGAAGTGGCTGAGATCTGTACCCTCTGCAAGAAAAATGGCTGGATCCTGCCAACTGTGTACCAG agAAGAGGTAAACAGATCCCAGCATATGCCCTGATG GGCATGTACAATGACACCACCTGGCAGGTGGAGAAGGAGCTCCTCCCCTGCCTCAGACACTTCGGACTGAGGTTCTACGCCTACAACCCTTTGGCTGGTATGGGCTGCCGTGGGCACAAGCCCTGTGAGTGGGTGGGCATGCCCGGCCTGACTCTATGA